From the genome of Sphingobacterium kitahiroshimense, one region includes:
- a CDS encoding DUF1573 domain-containing protein, with translation MKKFLAVLTVIIAFVGFTAMQTSQSEFKFEKETHDFGKIAQGTPVSYSFKFSNAGSEPIIISDVKPSCGCSVAEFTKTPIKPGDTGTIKVTFNAASKAPFTKSFTVTSNTKTPVKTLYIKGIVE, from the coding sequence ATGAAAAAGTTTTTAGCCGTATTAACTGTTATTATTGCATTTGTAGGATTTACTGCAATGCAAACAAGTCAGAGCGAATTTAAATTTGAAAAAGAAACACATGATTTTGGAAAGATCGCACAAGGAACTCCAGTATCATACAGTTTCAAATTTTCGAATGCAGGAAGTGAGCCTATCATTATTTCTGATGTTAAGCCTTCATGTGGATGTTCAGTAGCAGAATTTACAAAAACACCAATCAAACCCGGTGACACAGGAACAATTAAAGTTACTTTCAACGCTGCTTCAAAAGCACCTTTTACAAAAAGCTTTACAGTAACATCGAACACAAAAACACCTGTAAAAACTTTATACATCAAAGGAATTGTAGAATAA
- a CDS encoding KpsF/GutQ family sugar-phosphate isomerase, giving the protein MKSNIDIKNIAIQAIQEEAKAVADLSQRIDDDFVNVVKHIINLQGRVIVTGIGKSAIIAQKIVATMNSTGTPSIFMHAADAIHGDLGIIQNQDLIIAISKSGTTPEIKVLVPFLKQTGNTLVALVGNINSYLAEQADYVLDTTVEKEACPNNLAPTSSTTAQLAMGDALAVCLQECRDFSDQDFAKYHPGGALGKKLYLKVADLSDQNEKPKIPSNATIREIILTITQNRLGAVAVLQDEKIVGIITDGDIRRMLENHEDLTGLTASDIMGTHPKTIDKSELAVNALHMMRQNNVSQLIVLQGNMYDGIIHIQDLLKEGII; this is encoded by the coding sequence GTGAAAAGCAACATCGATATAAAAAATATAGCTATCCAAGCTATACAAGAAGAAGCTAAAGCGGTAGCTGATTTATCACAACGGATTGACGACGACTTTGTTAACGTGGTTAAACATATAATTAACTTACAAGGCCGTGTTATTGTCACTGGAATAGGAAAAAGTGCTATTATCGCACAAAAGATTGTTGCGACAATGAATTCGACTGGAACACCCTCCATTTTCATGCACGCAGCCGATGCCATTCATGGTGATTTAGGGATCATTCAAAACCAAGATTTAATCATCGCAATTTCAAAAAGTGGTACAACTCCTGAAATCAAAGTCCTGGTGCCTTTCTTGAAGCAGACCGGAAATACATTGGTCGCTCTGGTAGGAAATATCAATTCTTATCTGGCTGAACAAGCGGATTACGTACTGGACACCACTGTTGAAAAAGAAGCATGCCCTAACAATCTTGCTCCTACCTCAAGTACCACTGCTCAGCTAGCAATGGGCGATGCACTGGCGGTATGTCTGCAGGAATGTCGCGATTTTTCAGATCAGGATTTTGCAAAATACCATCCAGGAGGTGCGCTAGGTAAAAAATTATACCTAAAAGTAGCGGATCTCTCCGATCAAAATGAAAAACCAAAAATCCCAAGTAATGCCACTATCAGAGAAATCATACTGACCATCACACAAAACAGATTAGGTGCTGTTGCAGTATTGCAAGATGAAAAGATTGTGGGCATCATTACCGATGGGGATATTCGCCGTATGCTTGAAAATCATGAAGATCTTACAGGATTAACTGCGAGCGATATTATGGGGACACATCCTAAAACGATCGACAAATCAGAGCTTGCTGTAAATGCGCTGCATATGATGCGTCAGAATAACGTGTCTCAATTAATTGTTTTACAAGGAAATATGTATGATGGCATCATACATATTCAAGATTTATTAAAAGAAGGAATAATCTAG